The Candidatus Celerinatantimonas neptuna DNA segment CTTCCAAAATACCCCAATTTGATGAATCAATCATCACGGAAACTTTTACGATTTCGGGTTCAGATGCAATGAGATTCAAAAAACGCACCATCGCTTGTTTTGAATCGAGCATTCATTCATCCATATTGATATCGATGACCTGAGCACCGTTTTCAACTTGTAGCGCTGCAACTTCAAGTGCTTTGTCGTAATCCTCAGCAACGATCAAACGTTTAAAAAGTGCTGAACCGGTTACATTGTTTCGCTCTCCGACATTTACAAATAATGTATCGTTCCCAATATTGAACGATTCTAGTCCAGAAATCCGGCACGCAACCGGTGATTGAGGTAATTCTCTTGGTGATATGCCATCAACAACCTCAGACATTGCCCGAATATGCTCTGGAGTTGTTCCCCCCCCAACAATATTAAGCAATCCAGAACGAGCCCATTCACCTATCTGTCGGGCCATCTCCTCGGGGCCAAGACATATTCTCCAAATGCATTCGAAAGGCCAGCATTCGGATGCGCAGAAACATAGGTCTGCTGATTTTCGATAACTCTTCAACATATTGACGTAATTCATCCGGACCTAAAGCACAATTAAGCCCCACAGACAGAGGCTGACAATAACGCAGAGAATTATAAAATGCCTCAGTCGTCTGCCCAGAAAGGGGACGACCAGAAGCATCAGTCATCGTCCCAGAGATCATTAACGGCAATTGCTTACCGACTTCATCAAAAATCGTTTCAGCCGCAAAAACTGCTGATTTTGCATTCAGTGTATCAAAGATCGTCTCGATCATGATGAGATCAACACCACCTTCTATCAACGCTGGTCGATTCAGAGTAAGCATCGACCAACTGGTCAAAAGTGATATTTCGAAATCCCGGATCATTCACATCAGGGGAAATAGAGACAGTCCGGTTAGTGGGGCCAAGTATTCCGGCAACATAACGAGGCTTATCAGGAGTTAAACGCGTCTGTTCATCCGCAACATGCCGGGCAAGTTGTGCTGCATCCAAATTAATTTCGGCTGATTGAAACTCCACCTGATAATCAGCCATAGCGATAGATGTTGCATTAAAGGTATTAGTTTCAAGGATGTCAGCACCAGCTTCTAAATTTTGACGGTGAATTTCTGCGATAATCTCAGGCTGAGTGTGTACCTATAAATCATTATTCCCTTTTAAATCACAGGACCAATCGTAAACCGTCTCCATGGAAATCACTCTCATCCAGCTTATAACTCTGGATCATCGTGCCCATACCACCATCAATTAATAAGATCCGCACGACCAGTTGCTTATCAATATACTCACATCTTTTCCTTTGGGTCGATATACTGAATCAATTAATTCCTATCACTTGGATTCATCACTTTTAGATCATATGGGGTAATCTGATAAACACAGTAATTGATCCAGTTACTATAGAGTAAACTGCCATGGCTACGCCATGTAGCTAAAGGTTTCTGATTTGGATCATCATCCGGGTAATAATTATAAGGTAGCAATGGCGAACTGCCGGCTTCTACATCTCGCTGGTATTCATTAGCCAAAGTGTCGGAATCATATTCTGGATGACCTGTAACATAAACCTGTCGCAAATCACTGCTGGCAGCTAAATATAATCCTCCATGAGGGTGCGTTGCTAAAATATCCAGATCGGTATATTCCTTTATAGCTTCCAACGGGAAACCAGCATTTCTTGATAAAGGAGCCAAAAATGTATCATCAAAACCTCGTAACAACTTATTATGTCCTCCCACCGTATGATGAGAAT contains these protein-coding regions:
- the metH_5 gene encoding Methionine synthase, producing the protein MLDSKQAMVRFLNLIASEPEIVKVSVMIDSSNWGILEADLKCVQGKPIVNSIFLKEGK
- the metH_6 gene encoding Methionine synthase, which codes for MARQIGEWARSGLLNIVGGGTTPEHIRAMSEVVDGISPRELPQSPVACRISGLESFNIGNDTLFVNVGERNNVTGSALFKRLIVAEDYDKALEVAALQVENGAQVIDINMDE
- the metH_7 gene encoding Methionine synthase yields the protein MADYQVEFQSAEINLDAAQLARHVADEQTRLTPDKPRYVAGILGPTNRTVSISPDVNDPGFRNITFDQLVDAYSESTSVDRRWC